A DNA window from Providencia huaxiensis contains the following coding sequences:
- a CDS encoding nickel/cobalt transporter has translation MSIMPLRTPKLIITALFMGLTTYAAWQLFTHWGSWLQLSFAWQKQLNQGLSYLLQETTSRPWYAGGLLVVASFAYGFLHALGPGHGKLIITTYIATQATHLKQSVIISLLASLLQGLVAITLVSLVLILFQLSTKHLNQASLYAEQTSYLFVILLGGYLCISALRRSWSIRKSKHLAPLTIKSIQPLNSSTKTISKTKVHSHSDNCGCGHQHVIQSHQLQSSFKSKLLIILSMGIRPCSGAILVLLFSYVIEVYAWGVIAALAMAMGTALTICLIAIFVHLMRDNAVRVSRLKGKSLSPYWAITLKILAGLLFILMGVLMLQSIGLEQSVSPLLR, from the coding sequence ATGTCCATAATGCCTTTACGCACACCAAAATTAATAATCACTGCGCTGTTTATGGGGCTTACTACCTATGCCGCTTGGCAGCTATTTACCCACTGGGGATCATGGCTACAACTTAGCTTTGCTTGGCAAAAACAGTTAAACCAAGGGCTATCTTACCTATTACAAGAAACCACTTCTCGCCCATGGTATGCAGGCGGGTTACTGGTGGTTGCTAGTTTTGCTTATGGCTTTTTGCATGCCCTTGGCCCGGGACATGGAAAATTAATTATCACCACTTATATTGCAACTCAAGCGACTCATTTAAAGCAGAGTGTTATCATTAGTTTACTAGCCTCACTCTTACAAGGGCTTGTTGCGATCACTTTAGTTTCCTTAGTCTTGATCCTATTCCAACTCTCTACTAAACATCTCAACCAAGCCAGTTTATATGCCGAGCAAACCAGTTATCTATTTGTCATTTTGCTAGGTGGTTATTTATGCATCAGCGCACTGCGTCGTAGCTGGTCAATCCGCAAATCAAAACACTTGGCGCCACTCACGATAAAAAGCATTCAACCATTGAATTCTTCAACGAAAACAATAAGTAAAACAAAAGTCCATAGCCACTCAGACAACTGTGGCTGTGGACACCAACACGTTATCCAATCCCATCAATTGCAATCCAGTTTTAAAAGTAAGCTATTGATTATCTTATCGATGGGTATTCGCCCTTGTTCCGGGGCAATTCTTGTATTGCTGTTTTCTTATGTCATTGAGGTATATGCGTGGGGGGTTATCGCAGCCTTAGCAATGGCTATGGGGACTGCATTAACTATTTGTTTAATCGCTATTTTTGTTCATTTAATGCGTGATAATGCCGTTCGGGTATCACGCTTAAAAGGAAAGTCACTTTCCCCATATTGGGCAATCACACTGAAAATTTTGGCAGGTCTTTTATTTATTTTGATGGGCGTTTTGATGTTACAGAGTATTGGCTTAGAACAATCGGTTTCCCCGCTGTTGCGATAA
- a CDS encoding DUF1007 family protein produces MMRFFPFYFLFLFMVAPHAAAHPHSFIEMQISLESKQDKYSGISYVWKMDPMTSADIAYELKGIKPDDPRWKQQEAIIMANVLMQDYFTDFYYQGKKVSFKRIPDSYHLEKDGFSLVFFFTASFMQPLPITGSHIEIQTYDPTFYVSMTYPNKQQIHLPLDIAANCQMELQEANVTDSMRAYAFSLDKIDNPEEDLALGKQFAQRVDIQCP; encoded by the coding sequence ATGATGCGATTTTTTCCTTTCTATTTTTTATTTCTGTTTATGGTTGCTCCACACGCAGCGGCACACCCTCATAGTTTTATTGAGATGCAAATTTCCCTTGAAAGTAAACAAGATAAATATTCAGGGATTAGCTATGTTTGGAAAATGGACCCAATGACATCAGCGGATATCGCATATGAATTAAAAGGTATCAAACCGGATGACCCGCGTTGGAAACAGCAAGAAGCTATTATTATGGCTAATGTGTTGATGCAGGATTATTTCACTGACTTTTATTATCAAGGAAAGAAAGTCAGCTTTAAACGTATTCCTGATAGCTATCATTTAGAAAAAGATGGCTTTTCTTTAGTTTTTTTCTTTACCGCTTCCTTTATGCAGCCCTTGCCTATTACTGGTTCCCACATAGAAATTCAAACTTACGACCCAACTTTCTACGTCAGCATGACTTACCCAAATAAACAGCAAATTCACCTGCCTTTAGATATTGCCGCAAATTGCCAGATGGAACTACAAGAAGCAAATGTCACCGACTCAATGCGCGCCTACGCTTTTTCCTTAGATAAAATTGATAACCCAGAAGAAGATTTGGCACTTGGCAAACAGTTTGCACAACGGGTTGATATTCAATGTCCATAA